The DNA segment CGGCCGAAATTGCTCAGGGAATCAAAGAAGTCCATGCTTCGGGGATCATACTCACGGGGGTTCAGCATCAGACCGCCCTTGGCACCACCGAAAAGAATACGGCTCCGGGCACTCTTCCAGGTCATCATGAAGGACAACGCAGCCACCTCGCAGAAGTTGACAATCGGGTCAATCCGGAGTCCCCCCTTGGAGGCGCCCCGGAGAGAACTGTGCTTGATCCTGTAACCGGGAACATTCTTGATTTTCCCGTCTTTGGGACAGGCCACAAAAAACTCGTCAAACCGCTCAAAACCCAGGAGAATCTTGAGGACCGAAGAATTATCGGCCAAACCGGCCCATTTGGCAGCCTCCAGAAAATCTGTCACACAGTTCATGTAAAAGTTCCCCATCTCTTTTCCAGGCTTCAGGTTATCACGGCACAACCCTTTGAGTTCCTGCAGACAGAGATCCAGTGCAGGCTCTGTCAAGGGAGAGGAAATTTTACGGATCAGCCCTTCGACTCTGTGTTCCACACTATCTTTGCGGGACAGAAAGGGAATATTGGCAAAAGAGACCAGATCCCGCTTCATTATAGTTTCCAGATCTTTGTAATCCACTGCAGGAGCCTTGATATAAATTGAGAATATTCCCACCTGTTTCTCGTCATGCTCAAAGAGATCGTAATAACTCCGCTCCAGGTTAATTCTGTTTTTTCTAAAATATTTCAGGGATTCAAAGATGAAATGCTTGTCAGGATTCTGACAGGACAGGGAGAGTCTGAGAACATCATTGAGGATGGCCGATTCGGCAACAATTCCTTTCTGGTCCGAAGCTTTTTCATAGAGATGAAGGTGACGGAAGATCCTGTCGGGATAGCGCTGAACCGACAACTCTTCTCTCAGATACTGGTGAGACAGAGTTTCAAGGAACTCTTTGGCATGCTTGAGATTGTTTTCCTTTCCGTAATCGATCACATGTTCCCACAGGATCCCGGCATTCTTCTTGTCCTCCTCGGAGAGAACAGTATAATGTTCACCCCTCTTGTCGATGGTGACAATCCTTAATCCGCTGGCAGTGGATTCAGAATCTAAAGAGACGATATCCATGGAGAGATTCTGCTCTATCACCCTGGCCAGGCGTCCCGGATAATCCCTTCCCACATTGATAAAATAAGTCTTTGAATAGTTATCCACACCCGACTGGGACAACATGTCACTGTTGGCATTCAGAAAATGAGTCAGCATGTAGATATGATGGGCAATGGTATCGGCGGTGTTGCTGTAAAAGTACCAGCGAGGCAGATAACCCTGTGAAAAATACTCTTCCAGAATCTTGTCTTTCGTATTGATATCGATCCGGAACTGGCTTTCCAGAATATCTCCGCACTCCTTCCTCAGCTTTTTCAGAAAGGCTTCTTTGTTTCCCATGGAAAGTTCGGACACGGCATGCCTCCAGCAACTCGGTTGTTAACAGATTTTAATCATACACCCCTATCTTGAATCATCAAGCAAAATTCCCGGTAGTCTGACCTTTCGATCTCCTTTGATGAAGAGATTACATCCCCTGGGAAAGACCGGCATCATCCCGGGCAGCACAGCTTTCAGCAATATGATGTAGTATTCACAGATGTTGGCTTTCTTGAATTAAATCTCTAAAATATAAAGAACTGGTTCGATGAAAGAAAAACGGATTGTAGGTATGGACATGAACAGCAAAGGCATTTCTACAGTTAAAAGAATACCATTGCGGCTACCTGATTAACCCAGGGAATTACCTGCATCAACGGTTTGATTGAAGCCATTAGAATGATGGCATAATGATTTACAAGGAGGGATTCAATTGAGAATTCAATTTAATGAAATGAAGGAAACTATTAGACTTGCCTTTATTAAGGCTGGTATGAGCGAGGTTAAGGCTGAAGCTTGTGCCCGTATCCACACAGAATCATCCTGTGATGGAGTGTACTCTCACGGTTTGAACAGAGTGTCCAAATTTGCAGAATATATTAGGACCGGTTTAGTCAATTCTGAAGGAGAGCCCATCCTTATTCAACAGATGGGTTCCATTGAAAACTATGATGGGAATATGGGTCCCGGGATTCTTAACGCCCAGTTTACCATGGACCGCGCCATAGATTTGGCATCCGCTCATGGAATGGGTCTTGCCACATTAAAAAATACAACCCATTGGATGCGCGGCGGATCCTATGGATGGCAGGCAGTCCAAAAGGGTTTTATCGGGATATGCTGGACCAATACAGAATCCTGTATGCCGGCCTGGGGATCTATCTCAAGCAGCGTTGGTAACAATCCCTTCGTCATGGCCGTACCCAACGGCGACTCTCCCCTGGTTCTGGATATGGCAATGAGTCAGTATTCCTATGGGAAATTGGAAGTGACCCGACAAGCCGGTGCAACACTGCCCTACCCTGGAGGTTACGATAAAGAGGGGATACTCACCGACAACCCCGGTGAGATTGAAGAGACCCGAAGGATTCTGCCCATGGGTTACTGGAAAGGTTCAGGTTTTTCTATACTCTTGGACATGGTTGCATCACTTCTCTCTGGAGGTCTGGCCACCGCGGGTATCGATGCTAATAACGCAGGAAACTGCGGCGGCTGCTCCCAGATATTCATGGCTTTTGATCCTGAAAAGTTCGGAGGAAGCGGATTTATGGAAGCAACTTTAAAACAGAGCATTGAGCACCTCCACTCAGCAATACCTGAGACAGAGGGCGGGTCGATCTATTATCCAGGAGAAAGAACTATATTAACCCGGAAAGAGAACCGGGAATTAGGAATTCCTGTAAATGAAAAAGTATGGAACGAGGTCTCAGTTCTTGCAGGGAAATCGAGAGAAGGGGTTCTTTAGGCCCGGATCATTAGAGTGATAGGGAAGAGCATCATCCAGCCACAGTCAAAATCGTAATTTCCTTAAATTTGCTGAGTCTGAGATCGTTAGTATAGAAGATATCAGATCCGGAATGAAGGGCTGTAGCTAACTGAATGGAGTCGGGCGTTTTAAACCCATAGGTCCCCCGGATCTCAGCAGCTGAAACTGCGATGGTCTGATTGAGTTCCACCATCGGCACTGATAGCAGATCCTGCATCAGTGCCCTGTATTTCTGAACAAGCCGATTGTTTTTCTGCTTATGGGGAATCACCAATAATTCGAGTAATGTCAGGGTAGAGCTGGTCAATATCATATCTGCGTTTATCCACTGACTCAGCTGAACTTCCACTCTGTCGGCAAATTCTGTAGATCCTTCTATCAGGTAGATGAGAGGGGCCGTGTCAATAAAAACTTTCAAATTATTCCCACTCCCCTCTCTCCTTATCCAACCACTCAGAGGGATCAGAACTGCGCTCGCTTTGAGGATTAAGGCCCTTCAGATCACGGAGGGCCTTAAGGTTGAGTGAAAGGTTCCCCTGAGGGCCTTCACTGTTCATAGGAATAATCTTGGCGATGGGCTTTCCGGCCCTTTCAAGAATAAAGGTCTCCGACTTAAGATTGACCTCATCCAGGATCTGACCCAGACTCTGTCTGACCTTCATGACCGATATAACTTTCACGGCGGTGCCTCCACACCCTATTTTAATCCGTTATACTATGACAATCAATAGAATGACTATGATAATCATTAGACCCTTTGAGCTCTTCCATCTCTGCAGGCGGGGATATCCAGTTTCTGGATCCAACAACAGGCGAAGCATCCAGATAGTTAAAGGCCAGTCTGGTGACTGGTTGGAGGCTACATAGTGGGTGAAAATGTTCTCATAAAAAAAATAATATTAATTCAATCTTTTCAGTAAAGCGACTTTTCTTTTCACAATGAAGAATCCATACTGAGAGAAGATGTATATAGAAAATAAAAGTAGATGGCATCACCACTTCAAAATTTTCTTCTTTATAGCATTATTACTCTCGATGATGAGCGGTCTACTGAGTGCACAGAACAAGACCCCTCCGGGAAAAGACCAGAATTCTATTTTAATTCCCGGACCGACTCCCTTTTCTCTTGATTCAGGAAGCGCAGTCTACTGCATAGATCTTCTAAAGAATAATCCCCTTATTGAAATTAAAAACGATTCCGGCAAAAGTACAACTGTTAAAGTGAATACAGTCTGGTCCTTCTTTCTTGAATTCGACGAAAACTATCCTTCAGGGCACCAGCTACGATATGACATCATAGTAAATGGCACCCTTCTCGATTGGGATAAGAGCTTTATCGAATACGGAGGTAAAATGATCAACCTGCGTCTGTTGTTTCTCTACAGGAATCAGCATCCTCCCAAGGGTCTGGATTATCGAAGTAATTC comes from the Oceanispirochaeta sp. genome and includes:
- a CDS encoding Glu/Leu/Phe/Val dehydrogenase dimerization domain-containing protein; translation: MSELSMGNKEAFLKKLRKECGDILESQFRIDINTKDKILEEYFSQGYLPRWYFYSNTADTIAHHIYMLTHFLNANSDMLSQSGVDNYSKTYFINVGRDYPGRLARVIEQNLSMDIVSLDSESTASGLRIVTIDKRGEHYTVLSEEDKKNAGILWEHVIDYGKENNLKHAKEFLETLSHQYLREELSVQRYPDRIFRHLHLYEKASDQKGIVAESAILNDVLRLSLSCQNPDKHFIFESLKYFRKNRINLERSYYDLFEHDEKQVGIFSIYIKAPAVDYKDLETIMKRDLVSFANIPFLSRKDSVEHRVEGLIRKISSPLTEPALDLCLQELKGLCRDNLKPGKEMGNFYMNCVTDFLEAAKWAGLADNSSVLKILLGFERFDEFFVACPKDGKIKNVPGYRIKHSSLRGASKGGLRIDPIVNFCEVAALSFMMTWKSARSRILFGGAKGGLMLNPREYDPRSMDFFDSLSNFGR
- the yiaK gene encoding 3-dehydro-L-gulonate 2-dehydrogenase, with the translated sequence MRIQFNEMKETIRLAFIKAGMSEVKAEACARIHTESSCDGVYSHGLNRVSKFAEYIRTGLVNSEGEPILIQQMGSIENYDGNMGPGILNAQFTMDRAIDLASAHGMGLATLKNTTHWMRGGSYGWQAVQKGFIGICWTNTESCMPAWGSISSSVGNNPFVMAVPNGDSPLVLDMAMSQYSYGKLEVTRQAGATLPYPGGYDKEGILTDNPGEIEETRRILPMGYWKGSGFSILLDMVASLLSGGLATAGIDANNAGNCGGCSQIFMAFDPEKFGGSGFMEATLKQSIEHLHSAIPETEGGSIYYPGERTILTRKENRELGIPVNEKVWNEVSVLAGKSREGVL
- a CDS encoding PIN domain-containing protein — encoded protein: MKVFIDTAPLIYLIEGSTEFADRVEVQLSQWINADMILTSSTLTLLELLVIPHKQKNNRLVQKYRALMQDLLSVPMVELNQTIAVSAAEIRGTYGFKTPDSIQLATALHSGSDIFYTNDLRLSKFKEITILTVAG
- a CDS encoding type II toxin-antitoxin system Phd/YefM family antitoxin, yielding MKVISVMKVRQSLGQILDEVNLKSETFILERAGKPIAKIIPMNSEGPQGNLSLNLKALRDLKGLNPQSERSSDPSEWLDKERGEWE